Proteins from a single region of Catenulispora acidiphila DSM 44928:
- a CDS encoding glycoside hydrolase family 3 N-terminal domain-containing protein — MGEQLLRDAAAVLQPGFVNDDSGRVPDWVRRALTEDGLGGVAYYGRNIAATPERTGELSAALRAENPHVLVAVDEEGGDVTRLDVATGSAFPGNYALGYVDDAELTETVARQIGRSLWRAGINLNYAPDADLNTNPDNPVIGTRSFGSDPVVAARHSAAYVRGLQAAGVAGCAKHFPGHGDTAVDSHHGLPLVQHSDKEWEKHLAPFRAAIEAGVKSVMTAHILAPRYDPEFPSTMSRKVLVDLLRGELGFTGLVVTDGIEMAAIADTFGIAEGTVLALAAGVDAVCVGGGLRDEGDYLMLRDALVDAVRAGRLPAERLHDAATRVRELGAWAAAQRAEVEGTYAAGGGFGRSGAVSANGAGGSVSVSASGVGAVGADGANGEAAGPSSTPTATSVATPGSASVSASAASDGAQAIGLTAASRALTVSGAPLPPLTGPVSILEFVPLANNAAGTAVPWGLSPVLSELPAGSSAARFVEPGAATSFAGDDDTAAALAAVRPRLVAVPYTPAGVSEAVAAAADRPLVVVVRDAHRHAWMASALAAATALRPDAIVVEMGIAYGLGEKSGGATMIATHGAALVSGLAVARLLTKGSV, encoded by the coding sequence GTGGGAGAGCAACTGCTGCGCGACGCCGCCGCCGTCCTTCAGCCGGGGTTCGTCAATGACGACTCCGGCCGGGTCCCGGACTGGGTGCGTCGCGCCCTGACCGAGGACGGTCTCGGTGGTGTCGCCTACTACGGACGGAACATAGCGGCCACGCCGGAGCGCACCGGCGAACTGTCGGCGGCGCTGCGGGCGGAGAACCCGCACGTACTGGTCGCCGTCGACGAGGAAGGGGGCGACGTCACCCGGCTCGACGTGGCCACCGGGTCGGCGTTCCCGGGCAACTACGCCCTGGGCTACGTCGACGACGCCGAGCTGACCGAGACGGTCGCCCGGCAGATCGGCCGCTCGCTGTGGCGCGCGGGGATCAATCTGAACTACGCGCCGGACGCGGACCTGAACACCAACCCCGACAACCCGGTGATCGGGACCCGGTCCTTCGGGTCCGACCCGGTCGTGGCGGCGCGGCACTCCGCGGCGTACGTCAGGGGACTGCAGGCGGCCGGCGTGGCCGGCTGCGCCAAGCACTTCCCCGGACACGGCGACACCGCCGTGGACTCGCACCACGGCCTGCCGCTGGTGCAGCACTCCGACAAGGAGTGGGAGAAGCACCTGGCGCCGTTCCGGGCCGCGATCGAGGCCGGGGTGAAGTCGGTGATGACCGCGCACATCCTGGCGCCGCGCTACGACCCGGAGTTCCCCTCGACCATGAGCCGCAAGGTCCTGGTGGACCTGCTGCGCGGCGAGCTGGGCTTCACCGGGCTGGTGGTCACCGACGGCATCGAGATGGCCGCCATCGCCGACACCTTCGGGATCGCCGAGGGGACGGTTCTGGCGCTGGCGGCGGGTGTCGACGCGGTCTGCGTCGGCGGCGGCCTGCGGGACGAGGGCGACTACCTCATGCTGCGGGACGCGCTGGTGGACGCGGTGCGCGCCGGCCGGCTGCCCGCCGAGCGGCTGCACGACGCGGCCACGCGCGTGCGGGAGCTCGGGGCGTGGGCCGCCGCGCAGCGTGCGGAGGTGGAGGGGACGTACGCTGCCGGCGGCGGCTTCGGGCGCTCCGGCGCGGTGTCGGCGAACGGCGCCGGAGGCTCTGTCTCCGTGTCTGCCTCGGGTGTCGGCGCGGTGGGTGCGGACGGTGCGAACGGCGAAGCGGCCGGTCCATCCTCGACGCCCACGGCGACGTCGGTGGCGACACCGGGTTCGGCGTCAGTGTCGGCGTCGGCGGCTTCGGACGGTGCGCAGGCGATCGGCCTGACCGCCGCGTCGCGCGCGCTCACCGTCTCCGGCGCCCCGCTGCCGCCGCTGACCGGTCCGGTCTCCATCCTGGAGTTCGTGCCGCTGGCCAACAACGCGGCCGGGACGGCGGTCCCCTGGGGACTGAGCCCGGTGCTGTCCGAACTGCCGGCCGGCAGCTCGGCGGCGCGGTTCGTGGAGCCGGGCGCGGCGACCAGCTTCGCCGGCGACGACGACACCGCCGCCGCGCTCGCCGCGGTGCGTCCGCGGCTGGTCGCGGTGCCCTACACCCCGGCAGGGGTCTCCGAAGCCGTGGCAGCCGCCGCGGACCGGCCGCTGGTGGTCGTCGTCCGCGACGCGCACCGGCACGCCTGGATGGCCTCGGCGCTGGCCGCCGCGACCGCCCTGCGGCCCGACGCGATCGTGGTCGAGATGGGGATCGCGTACGGTCTGGGAGAGAAGTCCGGCGGGGCGACGATGATCGCCACGCACGGTGCGGCGCTGGTGTCCGGGCTCGCGGTCGCCAGACTTCTGACGAAGGGATCCGTCTAG
- a CDS encoding carbohydrate ABC transporter permease, with amino-acid sequence MSAAYRRAPRRAMTAFWNSVAMLVAIVLGFPIYWMLLTTVKSNKDLISQHPTFWPSHFDFSSFSSAMDDNFGANLWNTVVITLGSVFISLAVGLLAALAVARFDFRGRKPFIVAILVVQMVPLLTILVGLLPLLNSTNLYGSVLGVILAYLVFTIPFIIWTLRTYIVGIPVELDEAAMVDGCTKAQAFRRVVLPLLAPGLVSTGVFAWIQAWNEFVMAREILAPAQNKTAMVWLTFFSDTPTHGSDYSGQMAGALIIAAPVIILFTVFQSRLSTGLTAGAVKG; translated from the coding sequence GTGAGCGCCGCCTACCGCAGGGCCCCGCGGCGGGCCATGACCGCCTTCTGGAACAGCGTGGCGATGCTGGTCGCCATCGTGCTGGGCTTCCCGATCTACTGGATGCTGCTGACCACGGTGAAGTCCAACAAGGACCTCATCTCCCAGCACCCGACGTTCTGGCCGTCGCACTTCGACTTCTCGTCCTTCTCCTCGGCGATGGACGACAACTTCGGCGCGAACCTGTGGAACACCGTGGTGATCACGCTGGGCTCGGTGTTCATCAGCCTGGCGGTCGGACTGCTCGCCGCGCTGGCCGTGGCCCGTTTCGACTTCCGCGGGCGCAAGCCGTTCATCGTGGCGATCCTGGTGGTCCAGATGGTGCCGCTGCTGACCATCCTGGTCGGCCTGCTGCCGCTGCTGAACTCCACCAACCTCTACGGCTCGGTGCTCGGCGTGATCCTGGCCTACCTGGTCTTCACGATCCCGTTCATCATCTGGACGCTGCGGACGTACATCGTCGGCATCCCGGTCGAGCTGGACGAGGCGGCCATGGTCGACGGCTGCACCAAGGCCCAGGCCTTCCGCCGGGTCGTGCTGCCGCTGCTGGCGCCCGGACTGGTCTCCACCGGCGTGTTCGCCTGGATCCAGGCCTGGAACGAGTTCGTGATGGCGCGGGAGATCCTCGCGCCGGCCCAGAACAAGACGGCCATGGTGTGGCTGACGTTCTTCAGCGACACCCCGACCCACGGCTCGGACTACTCCGGGCAGATGGCCGGCGCGCTGATCATCGCCGCTCCCGTCATCATCTTGTTCACCGTCTTCCAAAGCCGCCTGTCGACCGGTCTCACCGCCGGCGCGGTGAAGGGGTAG
- a CDS encoding carbohydrate ABC transporter permease yields MRGKALPYVFLVPSVVVLGTMMGYPLVRMVMLAFQNMNNYRKFVNPSLVSYVGFDTFSSILHDPLFWQVIRRTLIWTALNVALSMLIAMAIAALLGRISSWARVILITVLLFVWSMPTIVTGTVFRWLFDNAYGVIDYILYLCGGKGMLHHDWFADPNQGLYVVVTSVVVWGALPFLVLALHAGMTQVPTELKEAARVDGASPLQVYRNVTLPILRPLLMITTALSFIWDFQVFNQIWTMRNGAPEQGYWTIGVYLFEQAFDRNRYSDGAVISVAMIVVMMLVLVFYIRQMLRIGDQK; encoded by the coding sequence GTGCGGGGCAAGGCCCTGCCCTACGTCTTCCTGGTCCCGTCGGTCGTCGTGCTCGGCACGATGATGGGCTATCCGCTGGTGCGGATGGTCATGCTGGCGTTCCAGAACATGAACAACTACCGCAAGTTCGTCAACCCCAGCCTGGTCAGCTACGTCGGCTTCGACACCTTCAGCTCGATCCTGCACGATCCGCTGTTCTGGCAGGTCATCCGCAGGACGCTGATCTGGACGGCGCTGAACGTCGCGCTGAGCATGCTGATCGCGATGGCCATCGCGGCGCTGCTGGGCCGGATCTCCTCCTGGGCCCGGGTCATCCTGATCACGGTGCTGCTGTTCGTCTGGTCGATGCCCACGATCGTCACCGGGACCGTGTTCCGCTGGCTGTTCGACAACGCCTACGGCGTCATCGACTACATCCTCTACCTGTGCGGCGGCAAGGGCATGCTGCACCACGACTGGTTCGCCGACCCGAACCAGGGCCTGTACGTGGTCGTCACCTCGGTCGTGGTCTGGGGCGCGCTGCCCTTCCTGGTGCTGGCGCTGCACGCCGGCATGACCCAGGTGCCCACCGAGCTGAAGGAGGCCGCCCGCGTGGACGGCGCCTCGCCGCTGCAGGTGTACCGCAACGTGACGCTGCCGATCCTGCGCCCGCTGCTGATGATCACCACCGCGCTGTCCTTCATCTGGGACTTCCAGGTCTTCAACCAGATCTGGACCATGCGCAACGGCGCCCCGGAACAGGGCTACTGGACCATCGGCGTCTACCTGTTCGAGCAGGCCTTCGACCGGAACCGGTACAGCGACGGCGCGGTCATCTCGGTCGCCATGATCGTCGTGATGATGCTGGTGCTGGTCTTCTACATCCGTCAGATGCTCAGGATCGGGGACCAGAAGTGA
- a CDS encoding extracellular solute-binding protein encodes MRRKLIALSSAAVAVALMASACSSSKSSGSDAAGSGGTTAAPSSNQLGTGGTGSTGSAITTDGKGKTVNIWLMQDAQKGWQNVVDQANQRFTAETGAQVKINWQTWTNYGQTVDAAIGSSSAPDAIELGNTQTAKYIGADQLVDLTGDKSKFDNSGAWLDSLAASGASPDGSKQYAIPYYAGSRVLIYRKDLWAAAGVTTAPTTLDELKADLDKVKAANTSTANFSALYLPGQNWYTAISFGAGSYGVNGVIAKSNGSSWTGTMTDPKFLTGISTWDSLQKSYSVGGATKDETDQDALMAKGNISAIIGNGWEAAQVYDPKVGDPTLKDKLAEIAVPGVTADAPTPAFLGGSNLAVPSKAANSKLGEEWIRIFTDTASMKLLAAKAIPNNKTQIADYIAADPANQATGDAAKGVTWFIPNSPNWAPADETQLKTAFGQIASGQDPATVLKGLQDSILKDLNS; translated from the coding sequence ATGAGGCGCAAGCTCATAGCCCTGTCGTCGGCGGCCGTGGCCGTGGCGCTCATGGCTTCCGCGTGCAGCTCGTCGAAGTCCAGCGGGTCCGACGCGGCCGGCAGCGGCGGCACCACGGCCGCTCCCTCGTCGAACCAGCTCGGCACCGGCGGCACCGGGTCCACCGGTTCGGCGATCACGACGGACGGCAAGGGCAAGACGGTCAACATCTGGCTGATGCAGGACGCGCAGAAGGGCTGGCAGAACGTCGTCGACCAGGCCAACCAGCGCTTCACCGCGGAGACCGGCGCGCAGGTCAAGATCAACTGGCAGACCTGGACCAACTACGGCCAGACCGTGGACGCCGCCATCGGCTCCTCCTCGGCTCCGGACGCCATCGAGCTGGGCAACACCCAGACCGCCAAGTACATCGGCGCCGACCAGCTGGTCGACCTCACCGGCGACAAGTCGAAGTTCGACAACTCCGGCGCCTGGCTGGACAGCCTCGCGGCCTCCGGCGCCTCGCCGGACGGCAGCAAGCAGTACGCGATCCCCTACTACGCCGGCTCCCGCGTCCTGATCTACCGCAAGGACCTGTGGGCCGCGGCGGGCGTGACCACCGCGCCGACCACGCTCGACGAGCTCAAGGCGGACCTGGACAAGGTCAAGGCGGCCAACACCTCCACCGCCAACTTCTCGGCGCTCTACCTGCCGGGCCAGAACTGGTACACCGCCATCTCCTTCGGCGCCGGCAGCTACGGCGTCAACGGCGTCATCGCCAAGTCCAACGGCAGCAGCTGGACCGGCACGATGACCGACCCGAAGTTCCTGACGGGCATCTCGACGTGGGACAGCCTGCAGAAGAGCTACTCGGTCGGCGGCGCGACCAAGGACGAGACCGACCAGGACGCGCTGATGGCCAAGGGCAACATCTCGGCCATCATCGGCAACGGCTGGGAGGCCGCGCAGGTCTACGACCCCAAGGTCGGCGACCCGACGCTGAAGGACAAGCTCGCTGAGATCGCCGTCCCCGGCGTGACCGCGGACGCCCCGACCCCGGCCTTCCTGGGCGGCTCGAACCTGGCGGTCCCGTCGAAGGCGGCGAACTCCAAGCTCGGCGAGGAGTGGATCCGGATCTTCACCGACACCGCCAGCATGAAGCTGCTGGCGGCCAAGGCGATCCCGAACAACAAGACCCAGATCGCCGACTACATCGCCGCCGACCCGGCCAACCAGGCCACCGGCGACGCGGCCAAGGGCGTCACCTGGTTCATCCCGAACTCGCCGAACTGGGCGCCGGCGGACGAGACGCAGCTGAAGACCGCGTTCGGCCAGATCGCCTCCGGGCAGGACCCGGCGACCGTGCTCAAGGGATTGCAGGACAGCATCCTGAAGGACCTGAACAGCTGA
- a CDS encoding GntR family transcriptional regulator has protein sequence MTAEPANIALESQGAHGATPALESGLESALETVRVPKYYRLKQHLLDLTQTMPPGTPVPPERLLATEFDTSRTTVRQALAELVVEGRLERIQGKGTFVAKPKVAQSLQLTSYTEDMRAQGLEPTSRLLEMEYVAAGVELGERLGIRASAKVLRISRLRLANGEPMAIETTHLSQQRFPNLRKLLGRYSSLYTALAEEYGVHLGQAEETIETALATPTEAGLLGTDTGLPMLLLSRHSIDTEGEPVEWVRSVYRGDRYKFVARLKRPEGE, from the coding sequence ATGACCGCAGAACCCGCGAACATCGCTCTGGAGTCACAGGGGGCGCACGGCGCGACGCCGGCGCTGGAATCAGGGCTGGAATCAGCGCTGGAGACCGTGCGTGTTCCGAAGTACTACCGCTTGAAGCAACATCTGCTCGACCTGACCCAGACCATGCCGCCGGGCACCCCGGTCCCCCCGGAACGCCTGCTCGCGACCGAGTTCGACACCTCGCGCACCACGGTGCGCCAGGCGCTGGCCGAGCTGGTCGTGGAGGGCCGCCTGGAGCGGATCCAGGGCAAGGGCACCTTCGTGGCCAAGCCGAAGGTGGCCCAGTCCCTGCAGCTGACCTCCTACACCGAGGACATGCGGGCCCAGGGCCTGGAGCCGACCTCGCGCCTGCTGGAGATGGAGTACGTCGCCGCCGGCGTCGAGCTCGGCGAGCGCCTGGGCATCCGGGCCTCGGCGAAGGTGCTGCGCATCAGCCGTCTGCGACTGGCCAACGGCGAGCCGATGGCGATCGAGACCACCCACCTGTCCCAGCAGCGCTTCCCCAACCTGCGCAAGCTCCTGGGGCGCTACTCCTCGCTGTACACGGCACTGGCCGAGGAGTACGGCGTGCACCTGGGCCAGGCCGAGGAGACCATCGAGACCGCGCTGGCCACCCCGACCGAGGCCGGGCTGCTCGGCACGGACACCGGTCTGCCCATGCTGCTGCTGTCCCGGCACTCCATCGACACCGAGGGCGAGCCGGTGGAGTGGGTGCGCTCGGTCTACCGCGGGGACCGGTACAAGTTCGTCGCGCGCCTGAAGCGGCCCGAGGGTGAATAG
- the bioD gene encoding dethiobiotin synthase, with protein MSIVVVTGTNTDVGKTVVTAAVATLAATRGTSVAVVKPAQTGVAPEEPGDLATVRQLAGVTDLHEYARYPDPLSPAAAARRSGIAPLDFDDTVRRIADLAEHRRLVLVEGAGGLLVRNDEDGSTLADLAHALKAPVLLVAHPNLGTLNIAALTLEAMAARGLDLAGIVLGSWPADPDLAMRSNIRDLETIGARPLAGALPAGAGRMDPADFLLAARAGLAPALGGTFDPAEFRQTWDPRKAA; from the coding sequence GTGTCCATCGTCGTAGTAACCGGAACCAACACCGACGTCGGCAAGACCGTCGTGACCGCCGCCGTCGCCACCCTGGCCGCCACCCGCGGCACCTCGGTGGCGGTGGTGAAGCCGGCACAGACCGGTGTCGCGCCCGAGGAGCCGGGCGACCTGGCGACCGTCCGGCAGCTGGCCGGGGTGACCGACCTGCACGAGTACGCCCGCTACCCGGACCCGCTCTCCCCCGCCGCCGCCGCGCGCCGCTCGGGCATCGCCCCGCTGGACTTCGACGACACCGTCCGCCGCATCGCGGATCTGGCCGAGCACCGCCGCCTGGTCCTCGTCGAGGGCGCCGGCGGCCTGCTGGTCCGCAACGACGAGGACGGCAGCACCCTGGCGGACCTGGCGCACGCGCTCAAGGCGCCGGTCCTGCTGGTCGCGCACCCGAATCTGGGCACGCTGAACATCGCCGCCCTGACCCTGGAGGCGATGGCCGCGCGCGGCCTGGACCTGGCCGGCATCGTCCTGGGCTCCTGGCCCGCCGACCCGGACCTGGCCATGCGCAGCAACATCCGCGACCTGGAAACCATCGGCGCCCGTCCGCTGGCCGGCGCGCTCCCGGCCGGCGCCGGCCGGATGGACCCCGCCGACTTCCTCCTCGCCGCCCGCGCCGGCCTCGCGCCGGCCCTCGGCGGCACGTTCGATCCGGCAGAATTTCGGCAGACCTGGGACCCTCGGAAGGCGGCCTGA
- the bioB gene encoding biotin synthase BioB, translating to MTTTENDTENDLDILATARGQVLAEGVGLTEEQVLRVLRLPDEALPELLQLAHEVREKWCGPEVEVEGIVSLKTGGCPEDCHFCSQSGLFPSPVRAAWLNIPELVEAAKQTAATGATEFCIVAAVRGPDERLMKQMREGVKAIQDAVDIQVAASLGMLTQEQVDDLADMGVHRYNHNLETARSHFPNVVTTHSWEERWDTLTMVRDAGMEVCCGGIVGMGETLEQRAEFAAQLAALTPDEVPLNFLNPRPGTPFGDMEPLSSQEALKTIAAFRLALPRTILRYAGGREITLGDLGTEQGLLGGINAVIVGNYLTTLGRSPQEDLALLTKLEMPIKELSKTL from the coding sequence ATGACAACCACCGAAAACGACACCGAAAACGACCTCGACATCCTCGCGACTGCCCGCGGCCAGGTCCTCGCCGAGGGCGTGGGCCTGACCGAAGAGCAGGTCCTGCGGGTCCTGCGCCTGCCCGACGAGGCGCTCCCGGAACTGCTGCAGCTGGCGCACGAGGTCCGCGAGAAGTGGTGCGGCCCGGAGGTCGAGGTCGAGGGGATCGTCTCGCTGAAGACCGGCGGCTGCCCCGAGGACTGCCACTTCTGCTCGCAGTCCGGTCTGTTCCCCTCCCCGGTCCGCGCGGCCTGGCTCAACATCCCGGAACTGGTCGAGGCCGCCAAGCAGACCGCGGCGACCGGCGCGACGGAGTTCTGCATCGTGGCCGCCGTCCGCGGCCCGGACGAGCGCCTGATGAAGCAGATGCGCGAGGGCGTGAAGGCCATCCAGGACGCGGTCGACATCCAGGTCGCCGCCTCCCTCGGCATGCTGACCCAGGAGCAGGTCGACGACCTGGCCGACATGGGCGTCCACCGCTACAACCACAACCTGGAGACCGCGCGCTCCCACTTCCCGAACGTGGTCACCACGCACAGCTGGGAAGAGCGCTGGGACACCCTGACGATGGTCCGCGACGCCGGTATGGAAGTCTGCTGCGGCGGCATCGTCGGCATGGGCGAGACCCTGGAGCAGCGCGCCGAGTTCGCCGCGCAGCTGGCCGCTCTGACCCCCGACGAGGTCCCTCTCAACTTCCTCAATCCCCGTCCGGGCACCCCCTTCGGCGACATGGAGCCGCTGAGCTCCCAGGAGGCGCTGAAGACCATCGCCGCCTTCCGCCTGGCCCTGCCGCGCACCATCCTGCGCTACGCCGGCGGCCGCGAGATCACCCTCGGCGACCTGGGCACCGAGCAGGGCCTGCTGGGCGGCATCAACGCCGTCATCGTCGGCAACTACCTGACGACGCTGGGCCGCTCGCCGCAGGAGGACCTGGCGCTGCTGACCAAGCTGGAGATGCCGATCAAGGAGCTGTCGAAGACGCTGTGA
- a CDS encoding helix-turn-helix domain-containing protein: MSIDRRIDRRAELSEFLRSRRARLNPGDVGLPDYGGRRRVPGLRREELALTAGVSVDHYVRLEQGRAVQFSEEVLDAVARALRLDPTECEHLYRLARPYSAQVYQGTGKREPQKVRPGLRRLLESATDVPAYVVGLGTDVLAWNQLAAALLIDFGTLAPHERNLAWLLCHDEGFRALFTDPVAKMQDIAAYLRLDIGRHPDDPALGTLIAELCRDADFAAEWARHDVRDKTHGSYTYRNPVVGEITLDYETFRAPDDPDQALILQTAPEGSPGEAALQLLAAWPQTVTASSTAP; this comes from the coding sequence GTGAGCATCGACAGGCGTATCGACAGGCGTGCGGAGTTGAGCGAGTTCCTGCGGTCGCGGCGAGCCAGGTTGAACCCGGGCGATGTGGGGCTGCCCGACTACGGCGGGCGGCGGCGAGTTCCGGGGCTGCGGCGTGAGGAACTGGCGCTGACAGCCGGGGTGAGCGTGGACCACTACGTGCGGCTGGAGCAGGGCCGCGCGGTGCAGTTCTCCGAGGAAGTCCTCGATGCCGTCGCCAGGGCGCTGCGACTGGATCCGACCGAGTGTGAGCACCTGTACCGGCTCGCGCGGCCGTACTCGGCGCAGGTGTATCAGGGCACGGGGAAGCGCGAGCCGCAAAAGGTGCGACCGGGGCTGCGGCGGCTGCTGGAGTCCGCGACGGATGTCCCGGCTTACGTCGTGGGACTCGGGACGGATGTCCTGGCGTGGAATCAGCTGGCGGCGGCGCTGCTGATCGACTTCGGGACCCTCGCGCCGCACGAGCGGAACCTCGCCTGGCTGCTCTGCCACGACGAGGGGTTCCGCGCGCTGTTCACCGATCCGGTCGCGAAGATGCAGGACATCGCGGCGTACCTGCGCCTCGACATCGGCCGGCACCCCGACGACCCGGCGCTCGGCACGCTGATCGCGGAGCTGTGCCGGGACGCGGACTTCGCGGCGGAGTGGGCCCGGCACGACGTGCGCGACAAGACGCACGGGAGCTACACGTACCGGAACCCGGTCGTCGGCGAGATCACGCTGGACTACGAGACCTTCCGCGCGCCCGACGACCCCGACCAGGCGCTGATCCTCCAGACCGCGCCGGAGGGCTCGCCCGGCGAGGCGGCCCTCCAGCTGCTGGCGGCGTGGCCGCAGACCGTCACAGCGTCTTCGACAGCTCCTTGA
- a CDS encoding aldo/keto reductase, translating to MTNETTHQNLDTARLGTTDMTISRVGFGSWAVAGSGWAYSWGATDDAESLAAIRHAIDAGVNWIDTAAVYGLGHAEELVGKAIAGYSDADRPYVFSKVGLVWNPEDPQSAPIRTMKPASVRREVEDSLRRLGVERIDLYQVHWPDTGEAFVYGADTDGPPSPNHTPIEEYWQVMADLKTEGKIRAIALSNHDAALMDVAESIAHVDAIQPPFSALNRSAAPDIAWAEEHDTGVIVYSPLQSGLLTGAFSAERVAALPADDWRRSSPDFTSDLAANLRVADALKPIAARHGVSVAEAAIAWTLAWPGVTGAIVGARTAAQVDGWVNAGAVRLTAQDLAEVAEAIDIDR from the coding sequence ATGACAAACGAGACCACGCATCAGAACCTTGACACCGCCCGCCTGGGCACCACCGACATGACCATCTCCCGCGTCGGCTTCGGCTCCTGGGCCGTCGCCGGCAGCGGCTGGGCGTACAGCTGGGGCGCCACCGACGACGCCGAGTCCCTCGCCGCGATCCGCCACGCGATCGACGCCGGCGTCAACTGGATCGACACCGCCGCCGTCTACGGTCTCGGCCACGCCGAGGAACTGGTCGGCAAGGCGATCGCCGGCTACTCCGACGCCGACCGCCCCTACGTCTTCTCCAAGGTCGGCCTGGTCTGGAATCCGGAGGACCCGCAGAGCGCACCGATCCGCACCATGAAGCCGGCCAGCGTCCGCCGCGAGGTGGAGGACTCCTTGCGCCGCCTGGGAGTCGAGCGCATCGACCTCTACCAGGTCCACTGGCCCGACACCGGCGAAGCCTTCGTCTACGGCGCCGACACCGACGGCCCGCCCTCCCCGAACCACACGCCGATCGAGGAGTACTGGCAGGTGATGGCCGACCTCAAGACCGAGGGCAAGATCCGCGCCATCGCGCTCTCCAACCACGACGCCGCGCTGATGGACGTCGCCGAATCCATCGCGCACGTCGACGCCATCCAGCCGCCGTTCTCCGCCCTCAACCGCTCAGCCGCACCCGACATCGCGTGGGCGGAGGAGCACGACACCGGCGTCATCGTCTACTCGCCGCTCCAGTCCGGCCTGCTCACCGGAGCGTTCTCCGCCGAGCGCGTCGCGGCGCTTCCCGCCGACGACTGGCGCCGCAGCAGCCCGGACTTCACGTCCGACCTCGCGGCGAACCTCCGCGTCGCCGACGCGCTCAAGCCGATCGCGGCTCGGCACGGGGTCAGCGTCGCCGAGGCCGCCATCGCCTGGACGCTCGCCTGGCCCGGCGTCACCGGCGCGATCGTCGGAGCCCGCACCGCCGCGCAGGTCGACGGCTGGGTGAACGCCGGCGCGGTGCGGCTGACCGCGCAGGATCTGGCCGAGGTCGCCGAGGCCATCGACATCGACCGGTAA
- a CDS encoding GNAT family N-acetyltransferase, with protein MTDSTTALTVVPANQASWEDLRAVFGDRGVPHHCQCQWFKFPSKDWRAMPQEDRESQLRTQTRCGEPDAEATTGVVAYLDGEPVGWCAVEPRTEYPRLRTMRVPWTGRTEDRDDPGVWAITCFVVRTGYRRRGVSKALTEAAVAFARERGASAVEGYALVTEPGKEVVWGELFVGAKSTYEDCGFQEVSSPTPRRRVMRIEV; from the coding sequence ATGACGGACTCCACCACCGCCCTCACCGTCGTCCCGGCCAACCAGGCCTCCTGGGAGGACCTCCGCGCCGTCTTCGGCGACCGCGGAGTCCCGCACCACTGCCAGTGCCAGTGGTTCAAATTCCCCTCCAAAGACTGGCGCGCCATGCCCCAAGAGGACCGGGAATCCCAGCTCCGGACGCAGACCCGCTGCGGCGAGCCCGACGCCGAAGCCACCACCGGCGTGGTCGCCTATCTCGACGGCGAACCCGTCGGCTGGTGCGCCGTCGAACCCCGAACGGAGTACCCGCGGCTGCGGACGATGCGCGTGCCGTGGACCGGCCGCACCGAAGACCGCGACGACCCCGGCGTCTGGGCGATCACCTGCTTCGTCGTCCGCACCGGCTACCGCCGCCGCGGCGTCAGCAAGGCCTTGACCGAGGCCGCCGTCGCCTTCGCCCGCGAGCGCGGGGCGAGCGCCGTCGAGGGCTACGCGCTGGTCACCGAGCCCGGCAAGGAGGTCGTGTGGGGCGAGCTGTTCGTCGGGGCGAAGAGCACGTACGAGGACTGCGGGTTCCAGGAGGTCAGCAGCCCGACCCCGCGCCGCCGCGTGATGAGGATCGAGGTCTGA